The Toxorhynchites rutilus septentrionalis strain SRP chromosome 3, ASM2978413v1, whole genome shotgun sequence genome includes a region encoding these proteins:
- the LOC129773092 gene encoding uncharacterized protein K02A2.6-like, translated as MRAIQGELKCNSDFDKLVGGQVWMILWLELSILVPDADVAIDFLGPLPSGDYLLVIIDCFSRYKEVEVLRKITACETANRLESIFVRLGYPRTITLDNGRQFVSNEFDEYCKTRGIVLNRTTPYWPQENGLVERQNRSLVKRLKISQALKKDWKQDLFAYLSMYYSTPQSTTGKTPTELMYGRNIRTKLPSLQDITTAVPFTDFADRDQQAKEKGKERGDVRRRAKPSGLVVGDKVLEKNLIPGNKLTPTFNPSVMTVTAKEGARVTVEDNNRRVYQRNCSHLKKLGSEQNYADKGEALNVMAPVGDHHEVERLRSSELLMERPDESSTTAADLSSDPASPLAASSSPVVTMPSEGGRARRNTKMPNRFNDCVMEY; from the exons ATGAGGGCCATCCAGGGCGAACTAAAATGCAACAGCGACTTCGACAAACTTGTTGGTGGCCAGGTATGGATGATTCTGTGGTTAGAGTTGTCGATTCTTGTTCCGGATGCAG ATGTGGCAATCGATTTTCTCGGACCCCTACCTTCAGGTGATTACCTACTCGTCATCATTGATTGTTTTAGCCGATACAAAGAGGTAGAAGTCCTGAGGAAAATAACTGCATGTGAAACGGCTAATCGTTTGGAAAGCATTTTTGTGAGACTCGGTTATCCCCGAACTATTACTCTGGACAATGGGCGTCAATTTGTCAGTAATGAGTTTGATGAATATTGCAAGACTCGGGGAATAGTTCTCAATAGAACAACACCTTACTGGCCTCAAGAGAACGGGTTGGTCGAACGCCAGAATCGTTCTTTGGTGAAACGATTGAAAATCAGTCAAGCTTTGAAAAAGGATTGGAAGCAAGATCTGTTCGCATACTTATCCATGTATTACTCGACACCGCAAAGCACTACAGGAAAGACACCAACCGAATTAATGTATGGAAGGAACATAAGAACCAAGCTACCGTCTCTGCAAGACATAACTACGGCGGTTCCATTCACTGATTTTGCTGATCGTGATCAACAAGCCAAAGAAAAAGGgaaagagagaggagatgttagACGCAGAGCAAAACCTTCAGGTCTGGTAGTAGGTGAtaaggttttggaaaaaaatttaataccTGGTAATAAGCTCACACCGACCTTCAATCCGTCGGTTATGACAGTCACTGCGAAAGAAGGAGCACGAGTTACAGTTGAAGATAATAATAGGAGAGTTTATCAGAGGAACTGTAGTCACCTTAAGAAGCTAGGTTCAGAGCAAAATTATGCAGATAAAG gcGAAGCTCTCAACGTGATGGCACCGGTCGGTGATCATCATGAAGTCGAACGTCTACGAAGCTCCGAATTACTTATGGAAAGGCCCGATGAAAGTTCAACAACCGCAGCTGATTTATCAAGTGATCCTGCGTCGCCACTTGCGGCTTCGTCCAGTCCAGTCGTCACCATGCCATCAGAAGGAGGAAGGGCCCGCAGGAACACAAAGATGCCAAATCGTTTCAATGATTGTGTCATGGAGTATTAA
- the LOC129776893 gene encoding androgen-induced gene 1 protein-like isoform X1: protein MAKSKTNDGYNRGIYSALRKLMHFIAAVQFSYSVYYNHIYVHFPPELRVPGSEFGGKLKYLTVWDAILQAIYFTICLINDFVGTNEVAPRRIPAIRKLKDYMLAAFAFPVALNVGVTFWTLMAIDRELVFPKALDAVFPGWLNHVMHTNIVIFMVLEICTSFRQFPSRKAGLTGLGVFMASYLVWLHIIRHFGGIWVYPVLDVLNLPQRVVFFAVSLIFSVGLYLFGEFFNNLIWTKELKQLKTVGASKRSE, encoded by the exons ATGGCAAAATCGAAAACTAATGACGGGTACAACCGGGGAATCTATTCCGCACTCcgaaaattgatgcatttcatTGCGGCCGTACAGTTCTCCTATTCTGTGTACTACAATCACATATACGTGCATTTTCCACCGGAATTGAGAGTCCCCGGAAGTGAATTTGGTGGGAAGCTGAAATATCTCACCGTTTGGGATGCG ATTCTCCAAGCTATATATTtcaccatttgcttgataaacgATTTTGTTGGCACTAACGAAGTTGCACCGCGCAGAATTCCCGCTATTAGGAAACTCAAGGATTACATGTTAGCTGCTTTTGCCTTCCCGGTAGCGTTGAACGTAGGTGTTACCTTCTGGACACTGATGGCAATTGACCGTGAACTGGTCTTCCCGAAAGCTTTGGATGCTGTCTTTCCAGG ATGGTTAAATCACGTGATGCACACGAACATTGTGATTTTCATGGTCCTAGAAATCTGCACCAGTTTTCGACAGTTCCCCTCTCGTAAAGCAGGGCTCACCGGCCTAGGTGTATTTATGGCAAGCTATCTGGTGTGGTTGCACATTATCCGGCACTTTGGAGGAATCTGGGTGTACCCTGTTTTGGACGTGTTGAATCTGCCACAACGTGTCGTGTTTTTCGCTGTTAGCCTGATTTTTTCCGTTGGGCTGTATCTTTTCGGAGAATTCTTCAATAATCTAATTTGGACCAAAGAGCTCAAACAACTCAAAACTGTTGGTGCTAGTAAGAGATCAGAATAA
- the LOC129778215 gene encoding protein smoothened gives MAGNIVLLVLILVLGCQLEAKEYTSSTNLISPSDSPRLESINGTRSYRMHGKKGKDDKTWFDGREMRYIYCVRPAKCEAIRHKSCLGSPLPYSSISLDLTDSFSQEQTHDKLYQYNALRHVPKCWAVIQPFLCAVFTPKCEKINGEDMVYLPSLEMCKITLEPCRLLYNTTYFPEFLKCNETLYPSKCNNDVREEMKFNATGQCLKPLVAADSPANYYKDIEGCGLQCKDPLYTDHEHRQIHKLIAWGAAVCLAFNLFTIATFVIDWHNANKYPALVIFYINFCFMVSCVGWLAQFTPGGREDIVCRKDGTLRSSEPSAGENLSCIIVFIFVYYFLIAAMVWFVIFTYVWHMSFKAIGKIQDRISKKGSYFHLIAWSLPLVLTITIMALSEVDGNHIVGICFVGYVNHPIRGGFLLGPVVCVLIIGGYFLGRGLLTLIKLKISSKEIISARASKKIRQTIVRMGICTMFTFVFIVATIFCHLHEFKNSESWSIALRNYIICQISSTYTDVTSACKIQHRPSVAILQIHLICLFASGIVMSSWVWTNSTLETWGRYFRRRFRPDVEEPVRLQKHKVIAQAFAKRKEFQDQGRLSISFHNFHTDPVGLKFDINSSAGSHDFSSTWANNLPRFVNRRYALTGAATSSSHDPRKNSMDSEISFSVRHVSVESRRNSIDSQVSVKIAEVKTKVASRSRTGVGGKHRQTKRHQRRPDFASANRRYSRKESSTSVESQIITAIQKGRHTSSGNSHFFGATNMQRRTGIGGMDADQLNDFISNEKLLLPFLHQPGLTTSEDDNASNASFKVQDSKFGVILKQIEAGGTMNRGDSHNTGCQTEDYHSSDDEKVNLKNDTRDDFSNVKEVAKSSKLTKNHSRASQKSQRGDKKEKREREREKELELIERSNATDFNDSFASYCSELFPLKVNDSYSGISVTKTHSRNSKRSCDVGIQADAHEIATQTMSSFEFSEKAIKNEENEDIYTENHQLLGAKLKPQLSSVRKRDTVDVSLTEAEKLKLLLLPSK, from the exons ATGGCAGGAAACATTGTACTTCTAGTACTGATACTCGTTCTTGGGTGTCAATTGGAGGCAAAGGAATACACTTCCTCAACGAATCTCATAAGTCCTTCTGATTCTCCAAGATTAGAATCAATTAACGGAACGCGAAGCTATCGCATGCATGGCAAAAAGGGCAAAGACGATAAAACTTGGTTCGATGGGCGAGAAATGCGTTACATCTATTGTGTACGTCCAGCAAAATGTGAAGCAATTCGACACAAGTCCTGTCTGGGTTCTCCACTTCCTTACTCTTCAATCAGTCTAGATCTCACGGATTCATTCAGTCAGGAACAAACACACGATAAGCTGTACCAGTACAATGCTTTGCGACATGTCCCCAAGTGTTGGGCAGTTATACAGCCGTTTCTTTGTGCGGTGTTCACGCCCAAATGTGAGAAGATCAACGGTGAGGATATGGTTTATTTGCCTTCACTGGAAATGTGCAAAATAACACTGGAACCATGTCGACTGTTGTATAACACGACTTATTTTCCTGAGTTCCTAAAATGTAATGAAACGCTGTATCCCTCCAAGTGTAACAACGATGTTCGGGAAGAGATGAAATTCAATGCAACAGGGCAGTGCCTGAAACCACTTGTAGCGGCCGATTCTCCTGCGAATTATTATAAAG atattgaAGGCTGTGGGTTGCAGTGCAAGGATCCTCTGTACACCGATCACGAGCATCGTCAGATTCATAAGCTGATCGCCTGGGGAGCAGCAGTGTGTCTAGCGTTCAATCTGTTCACGATTGCCACTTTCGTCATCGATTGGCACAATGCCAATAAATATCCTGCCCTGGTGATCTTCTACATCAATTTTTGCTTCATGGTGTCATGTGTGGG ATGGCTGGCACAGTTCACACCTGGTGGacgcgaagacattgtgtgccGTAAGGATGGCACATTGCGCAGCTCGGAGCCAAGCGCTGGGGAGAACTTATCCTGCATCATCGTGTTCATCTTCGTGTACTATTTCCTCATCGCTGCGATGGTTTGGTTCGTGATCTTCACGTACGTGTGGCACATGAGCTTCAAGGCGATCGGAAAGATACAGGATCGAATCAGTAAGAAGGGATCGTACTTCCATTTGATTGCGTGGTCCTTGCCTCTGGTGCTGACGATTACGATCATGGCTTTGAGTGAGGTTGATGGAAACCACATAGTTGGGATCTGTTTTGTGGGCTACGTAAATCATCCCATAAGGGGAGGTTTTCTTCTGGGTCCAGTGGTTTGCGTGCTTATTATTGGCGGATACTTTCTGGGACGGGGGCTATTGACGTTAATTAAGTTGaaaatttccagcaaggaaattATTTCAGCTCGTGCTAGCAAAAAGATTCGTCAGACGATCGTTCGAATGGGAATCTGCACCATGTTTACGTTCGTGTTTATCGTAGCAACGATTTTCTGCCACTTACACGAGTTTAAAAATAGTGAGAGCTGGTCAATAGCATTGAGAAATTACATTATTTGCCAAATATCGTCAACATACACGGACGTGACGAGTGCGTGCAAGATTCAGCATCGACCAAGCGTTGCTATCctccaaatacatttgatttgtcTGTTCGCGTCCGGTATTGTGATGTCATCGTGGGTGTGGACAAACTCGACCCTGGAAACCTGGGGTCGTTATTTTCGGAGGCGCTTCAGACCAGACGTCGAGGAACCAGTTAGATTGCAAAAACATAAGGTGATCGCACAGGCATTCGCGAAACGAAAGGAATTCCAAGATCAGGGCCGGTTGTCGATTTCCTTCCACAACTTTCACACCGATCCGGTTGGGCTGAAGTTTGACATTAATTCGTCTGCTGGAAGTCACGACTTCAGCTCGACCTGGGCAAACAATTTGCCTCGGTTCGTAAACCGACGGTATGCGTTGACAGGTGCTGCAACGAGCTCTAGTCACGATCCAAGGAAAAATTCAATGGACTCGGAAATAAGTTTCAGCGTGCGACACGTCTCCGTGGAATCGAGAAGAAATTCAATCGATTCTCAGGTGTCGGTTAAAATCGCCGAGGTGAAGACGAAAGTGGCCAGCCGCAGTCGAACGGGTGTAGGTGGCAAACATAGGCAGACGAAACGGCACCAAAGACGACCCGATTTTGCCTCTGCTAACCGTCGGTACAGCCGTAAGGAAAGCAGTACTTCAGTGGAATCTCAAATAATCACCGCGATTCAAAAGGGTAGACACACCTCTAGTGGTAACAGTCACTTCTTCGGTGCCACCAACATGCAGCGAAGGACCGGCATCGGTGGGATGGATGCAGATCAACTAAACGATTTCATTTCTAATGAAAAGCTTCTGCTACCATTTCTACACCAACCAGGATTGACCACATCGGAGGACGATAATGCATCGAACGCGTCATTCAAAGTGCAAGATTCGAAATTTGGtgtaattctcaaacaaatcgAAGCAGGTGGAACAATGAACAGAGGTGACTCACACAACACAGGTTGCCAAACAGAGGACTATCACTCCAGTGATGACGAGAAAGTTAACCTGAAAAATGACACTCGCGACGATTTCAGTAATGTGAAGGAAGTTGCAAAAAGCAGTAAGTTGACTAAAAACCATTCCCGAGCCAGCCAGAAGAGCCAGCGGGGCGATAAGAAAGAAAAACGAGAACGGGAACGCGAAAAAGAACTGGAACTGATTGAGCGGAGCAATGCAACCGATTTTAATGACTCGTTTGCGTCTTATTGTTCGGAATTGTTCCCCTTGAAGGTAAACGATTCATACTCGGGAATCTCAGTCACTAAAACCCACTCGCGCAACTCGAAGCGCAGTTGCGATGTAGGCATTCAAGCGGATGCACACGAAATCGCCACCCAAACTATGTCCTCTTTCGAATTCAGTGAAAAGGCTATCAAGAATGAAGAAAATGAGGATATCTATACCGAAAATCATCAACTTCTGGGGGCAAAGCTCAAGCCACAATTGAGTTCGGTACGAAAACGCGACACTGTGGACGTTAGCTTGACCGAAGCGGAAAAATTGAAACTATTATTACTGCCGTCCAAgtga
- the LOC129776893 gene encoding androgen-induced gene 1 protein-like isoform X5 yields the protein MMHPSAYGGRSKFLTYWCLILQAIYFTICLINDFVGTNEVAPRRIPAIRKLKDYMLAAFAFPVALNVGVTFWTLMAIDRELVFPKALDAVFPGWLNHVMHTNIVIFMVLEICTSFRQFPSRKAGLTGLGVFMASYLVWLHIIRHFGGIWVYPVLDVLNLPQRVVFFAVSLIFSVGLYLFGEFFNNLIWTKELKQLKTVGASKRSE from the exons ATTCTCCAAGCTATATATTtcaccatttgcttgataaacgATTTTGTTGGCACTAACGAAGTTGCACCGCGCAGAATTCCCGCTATTAGGAAACTCAAGGATTACATGTTAGCTGCTTTTGCCTTCCCGGTAGCGTTGAACGTAGGTGTTACCTTCTGGACACTGATGGCAATTGACCGTGAACTGGTCTTCCCGAAAGCTTTGGATGCTGTCTTTCCAGG ATGGTTAAATCACGTGATGCACACGAACATTGTGATTTTCATGGTCCTAGAAATCTGCACCAGTTTTCGACAGTTCCCCTCTCGTAAAGCAGGGCTCACCGGCCTAGGTGTATTTATGGCAAGCTATCTGGTGTGGTTGCACATTATCCGGCACTTTGGAGGAATCTGGGTGTACCCTGTTTTGGACGTGTTGAATCTGCCACAACGTGTCGTGTTTTTCGCTGTTAGCCTGATTTTTTCCGTTGGGCTGTATCTTTTCGGAGAATTCTTCAATAATCTAATTTGGACCAAAGAGCTCAAACAACTCAAAACTGTTGGTGCTAGTAAGAGATCAGAATAA